One segment of Fibrobacter sp. UWB10 DNA contains the following:
- a CDS encoding DUF4956 domain-containing protein, which translates to MLDLLAVQSGTANATLITLAYTLILTFILSSVIAWTYEKTFLGLSYSRNFVQAIVLSAVVAATVMQAIGDNVGRGLGMMGALSVVRFRTSFKDPRDIMFVFASLGAGIGCGVYAWGAAVGGTIAFSAVAFLLSRTGLGTKHFFDGMLRFALPNEAKVRGQIEDIMKSSLKTFILITMREVDGGARLDVAYQIRLRATHPAAEILSELSKIEGISDVQFMMQDATTEM; encoded by the coding sequence ATGCTCGACCTATTAGCCGTCCAATCCGGCACCGCCAATGCCACTCTCATTACGTTGGCGTACACCTTGATCCTCACATTTATCCTGTCCTCGGTGATTGCGTGGACCTACGAAAAGACCTTCCTCGGGTTGTCGTACTCCAGAAACTTTGTGCAGGCAATTGTGCTTAGTGCAGTCGTTGCCGCCACGGTGATGCAGGCTATCGGTGATAACGTCGGTCGCGGTCTCGGTATGATGGGTGCTCTTTCTGTGGTTCGCTTTAGAACATCCTTTAAAGACCCGCGCGATATTATGTTCGTGTTCGCATCGCTTGGCGCCGGTATCGGTTGCGGTGTGTACGCCTGGGGTGCTGCCGTGGGTGGCACGATTGCCTTTAGCGCTGTGGCCTTCCTCCTTTCTCGTACTGGTCTTGGTACCAAGCACTTCTTTGATGGCATGCTCCGTTTTGCGCTCCCCAACGAAGCCAAGGTCCGTGGTCAGATCGAAGACATCATGAAGTCTAGCCTCAAGACGTTCATCTTGATTACGATGCGTGAAGTTGACGGCGGTGCTCGCCTTGACGTCGCTTACCAGATTCGCCTGCGCGCCACTCATCCGGCTGCAGAAATCCTGAGCGAACTCTCTAAAATCGAAGGCATCTCGGACGTACAGTTCATGATGCAGGACGCCACGACGGAAATGTAA
- a CDS encoding polyphosphate polymerase domain-containing protein produces the protein MAEARGFSLLERFELKYHIPVEWADRIGAFLAPYCEEDYYSKITPGGFYWITNLYLDSPSWTFLGWKKKQLLDRFNMRIRTYGEHPAQDGTFHFECKRKIKNICYKSRGTIKGINPGEVWNMKPEDWPCKGEKDRMYVKDFLYKTELYNAHPRLLTQYKRRAWFGLREEYSRVTIDTGMRFREENGFDYTVDPHYMHSTGIPRFFQPGCDAVLELKCPCSQVPYWMFDLIKFLNLKHGAFSKFGNAAAEWKRVYENPRRFKTPYWTKLAVGAGENY, from the coding sequence ATGGCCGAAGCCCGCGGATTTAGCCTTCTCGAAAGGTTCGAACTCAAGTACCACATTCCCGTGGAATGGGCGGACCGTATCGGCGCATTCCTTGCTCCGTACTGCGAAGAAGACTACTATTCTAAAATTACGCCGGGCGGATTCTACTGGATTACGAACCTCTACTTGGATTCGCCTTCTTGGACGTTCCTCGGCTGGAAAAAGAAACAGTTGTTGGACCGCTTTAACATGCGCATTCGCACCTATGGTGAACACCCGGCTCAAGACGGAACGTTCCACTTTGAATGCAAGCGCAAGATCAAGAACATTTGCTACAAGAGCCGCGGAACCATCAAGGGCATTAACCCGGGCGAAGTCTGGAACATGAAACCTGAAGACTGGCCGTGCAAGGGTGAAAAAGACCGCATGTACGTCAAAGATTTCTTGTACAAGACGGAACTCTATAATGCGCATCCGCGCCTTTTGACGCAGTACAAACGTCGCGCCTGGTTCGGACTTCGCGAAGAATATTCTCGCGTGACGATTGATACCGGCATGCGTTTCCGCGAAGAAAACGGTTTTGATTATACGGTGGACCCGCACTACATGCATTCGACTGGCATTCCTAGGTTTTTCCAACCGGGTTGCGATGCTGTGCTTGAACTCAAGTGCCCGTGTTCGCAGGTGCCGTACTGGATGTTTGACTTAATCAAGTTCTTGAACTTGAAACATGGTGCATTCTCTAAATTCGGCAATGCCGCTGCCGAATGGAAGCGAGTTTATGAAAATCCGCGTCGATTCAAGACTCCGTACTGGACGAAGCTTGCCGTTGGCGCTGGCGAAAATTATTAA
- a CDS encoding VWA domain-containing protein, with protein MRFAEPMFLWGLLTLPLFALLFVYAYHRRKKLAARFVSLSMLPKLSTSVSPWRRLAKVTILLFAIAFLFVALARPQWGRKMEHIERRGLDLVLLQDISLSMLAEDIKPNRLTRSRHEISAFLESLSGDRVGLVAFSGEAQVMVPLTLDYGTVQMMLKELTPGWLMPGTNLEKAIRKGMDLYRNSGSAGQYSVMILMSDGEELEAAAVNAAKEAAEMGIRIYTIGIGSREGVPIPVPSKNGEVAYKKDMQGNIVTTRLEDGTLQEIASVTGGLYFYANPGEFQLQKVLSEIASLEKKEQSSDRMENYQDRYQIFLALAALLFLIEALVSERGRKRRVGAGRFN; from the coding sequence ATGCGATTTGCTGAACCGATGTTTTTGTGGGGCCTTTTAACGCTCCCTCTGTTTGCGCTCCTTTTTGTGTATGCTTACCACCGTCGCAAAAAACTCGCAGCTCGATTTGTTTCGCTTTCGATGTTGCCTAAGCTTTCGACTTCTGTTTCGCCGTGGCGCAGGCTTGCGAAGGTGACGATTCTGCTGTTTGCGATTGCATTCTTGTTTGTGGCTCTTGCGCGCCCGCAGTGGGGCCGTAAAATGGAACATATTGAACGTCGCGGCCTTGACTTGGTGCTTTTGCAGGATATTTCGCTTTCGATGCTTGCCGAAGATATCAAGCCGAATCGCTTGACCCGTAGCCGTCATGAAATTTCGGCGTTTTTGGAGTCGCTTTCGGGCGATCGCGTAGGCCTTGTGGCATTCTCGGGCGAAGCCCAGGTGATGGTGCCCTTGACACTGGATTACGGCACTGTGCAGATGATGCTCAAGGAATTGACTCCAGGCTGGCTCATGCCGGGTACAAACCTCGAAAAGGCAATCCGCAAGGGTATGGATCTGTATCGCAATTCGGGAAGCGCCGGACAGTACTCCGTGATGATTTTGATGAGCGATGGCGAAGAACTTGAAGCCGCTGCCGTAAACGCCGCCAAGGAAGCCGCCGAAATGGGAATCCGCATTTATACAATCGGTATCGGTTCTCGCGAAGGCGTGCCTATTCCGGTGCCCTCCAAGAATGGCGAAGTCGCTTACAAAAAGGACATGCAAGGAAACATCGTGACGACCCGTTTGGAAGACGGAACTCTGCAAGAGATTGCAAGCGTTACCGGCGGTTTGTATTTCTATGCAAACCCTGGCGAATTCCAGTTGCAAAAGGTGCTCTCTGAAATTGCAAGTCTTGAAAAAAAAGAACAGTCGTCTGACCGCATGGAAAATTATCAGGACCGCTATCAGATCTTTTTGGCTCTCGCTGCACTCTTGTTCTTGATTGAAGCTTTGGTGTCTGAAAGGGGCCGTAAGCGTCGTGTTGGAGCGGGCCGATTCAACTGA
- a CDS encoding VWA domain-containing protein, which translates to MDIGALHFQNPEAFWLLLLVPVLVGWYIYREHRRKSTIKFPALSIAKRAVPSRRVKFRHIVPILRLAALVCFVVALARPQNAMEVEYTSTDGVDIMLALDVSGSMGTLDMLTRMEQAKLGVMNAERILKSGDYWKYSRLGYAQQVIADFIQKRHSDRIGLSAFGARSITQCPLTLDYGSLLEILKATDDLARDSIMGSRTAIGDGLMNSLARLQKSEAKSKVVVLLTDGRDNASLVPPMRAADVAKSLGVKVYTVGVGKRNGKILAFQQNPWTGDISWGERDITPEEGIDEGVLKSVAQKTGGRFYRAENKEELEKIYSEIDELEKTEIETVAYARYAEKFYPWLLVGALLILLELLLANTRFVRIP; encoded by the coding sequence ATGGATATTGGTGCGCTACATTTTCAGAATCCCGAAGCCTTCTGGCTTTTGCTTTTAGTCCCTGTTTTAGTCGGTTGGTATATCTATCGTGAACACCGCCGCAAGAGTACGATTAAATTCCCGGCCCTTTCGATTGCCAAACGTGCGGTTCCGAGCCGTCGCGTCAAATTCCGCCATATTGTGCCGATTTTGCGCTTGGCCGCCCTCGTTTGCTTTGTGGTGGCACTTGCACGCCCGCAGAACGCCATGGAAGTCGAATACACCTCGACCGATGGCGTCGACATTATGCTTGCACTCGACGTTTCGGGCTCCATGGGTACGCTTGATATGCTCACCCGTATGGAACAGGCGAAACTCGGCGTGATGAATGCCGAACGAATTTTGAAATCCGGCGATTATTGGAAGTATAGCCGCCTGGGTTATGCCCAACAGGTGATTGCGGACTTTATCCAGAAGCGTCATAGCGACCGAATCGGTTTGTCTGCTTTTGGGGCACGTTCCATTACGCAGTGCCCCTTGACGCTGGATTATGGTTCGCTGCTTGAAATTTTGAAGGCGACTGATGACCTAGCCCGCGATTCTATTATGGGCAGTCGCACGGCCATTGGTGATGGACTTATGAATTCCCTTGCTCGTCTGCAAAAGTCCGAAGCCAAGTCCAAGGTGGTGGTGCTTTTGACCGATGGCCGCGATAATGCAAGCCTTGTGCCGCCCATGCGTGCTGCCGATGTGGCGAAGTCGCTTGGAGTCAAGGTTTATACTGTTGGCGTGGGTAAAAGGAACGGCAAGATTCTTGCTTTCCAGCAGAATCCGTGGACCGGCGATATTTCTTGGGGTGAACGCGACATTACGCCCGAAGAAGGAATTGATGAAGGCGTGTTGAAGTCTGTGGCCCAAAAGACGGGTGGCCGCTTCTATCGTGCCGAAAATAAGGAAGAACTCGAAAAGATTTATTCCGAAATCGACGAACTCGAAAAGACCGAAATCGAAACGGTTGCATACGCCCGCTATGCCGAAAAGTTCTACCCGTGGCTCTTGGTGGGTGCATTGCTGATTTTACTTGAATTGTTGCTTGCGAATACGCGCTTTGTGCGCATTCCGTAA
- a CDS encoding HlyD family efflux transporter periplasmic adaptor subunit, translating to MNKLSDMLENFWNTHKSNAGVAYVYGHKLSLAWILCVIIAIILGYMYQGKIATFQGVAEAAETTISVPSPTEVVKVHVMPGQAINAGDTIVELNRPDLTLRIAEVTRELDASEGRSNLSAADIDQKVAAVKADLATKTLTLKSEINRLETEYKKNKEIAAKLKSLKGSNADSDGNDAMAMQIKSLKNELAVANANANEQIKLLRSSNRLQKDAGKSEVENLQKELEELKKQQEELTQIAKESWVVGSVNVHDGEKVSSFAPIVTLTHKSPTLVRGYIHERMYQRMDVGETVKVRALGGTGKPIKGKVVGLSSRIVEFPVRMWKMPEMPIHGREVIITIPAENSFLLGEMVTISE from the coding sequence ATGAACAAGCTTAGCGATATGCTCGAAAATTTTTGGAACACGCACAAGTCTAATGCCGGTGTCGCTTATGTCTATGGCCACAAGCTTTCTTTGGCCTGGATTCTCTGTGTCATTATCGCCATTATTCTTGGCTACATGTATCAGGGCAAGATTGCCACCTTCCAGGGTGTTGCAGAAGCTGCCGAAACGACCATTAGCGTGCCGAGCCCGACTGAAGTGGTCAAGGTGCATGTGATGCCTGGTCAGGCAATTAATGCGGGGGATACCATTGTGGAACTCAACCGCCCGGACCTCACGCTTCGCATTGCTGAAGTGACTCGCGAACTGGATGCCAGCGAAGGCCGTAGCAACCTGTCGGCTGCCGATATCGACCAGAAGGTTGCCGCAGTCAAGGCTGACCTTGCTACGAAGACCCTTACACTCAAGTCCGAAATTAACAGACTCGAAACCGAATACAAGAAGAACAAGGAAATTGCTGCAAAGCTCAAGAGCCTCAAGGGTTCCAACGCCGACAGCGACGGTAACGACGCTATGGCTATGCAAATCAAGAGCTTGAAGAACGAACTTGCCGTTGCTAACGCCAACGCCAACGAACAGATCAAGCTCCTGCGCAGCAGCAACCGTTTGCAGAAGGATGCTGGCAAGAGCGAAGTCGAGAACCTGCAGAAGGAACTCGAAGAACTCAAGAAGCAGCAAGAAGAGTTGACCCAGATTGCCAAGGAAAGCTGGGTCGTGGGCTCTGTGAACGTTCATGACGGCGAAAAGGTATCTAGCTTCGCCCCGATCGTCACCCTCACTCACAAGTCCCCGACGCTCGTTCGTGGCTACATCCACGAAAGAATGTACCAGCGTATGGATGTGGGTGAAACAGTCAAGGTGAGAGCTTTGGGCGGAACGGGCAAGCCGATTAAGGGCAAGGTCGTTGGCCTTTCGAGCCGTATTGTGGAATTCCCCGTGCGTATGTGGAAGATGCCTGAAATGCCGATTCACGGCCGCGAAGTCATTATCACGATTCCTGCCGAAAATTCGTTCCTCTTGGGCGAAATGGTGACCATCTCCGAATAG